A genomic stretch from Desulfohalobium retbaense DSM 5692 includes:
- a CDS encoding NAD(P)H-dependent glycerol-3-phosphate dehydrogenase: protein MHIAVLGAGSWGTTLANVFARKGESTSLWVREPKLAATIRTQHQNPVYLPDIALSPEIQAHPDLETVLKSAELIVVAVPCQFLRGVLNEARPLLPKKPFVICASKGIELETLKPMSEVVAEALHELHPTYAMLSGPSFAREVARELPTAVSLGCADTKRGKMAQAALSTEAFRVYTNSDVRGVELGGAIKNIIAIAAGISDGLGFGSDARAALITRGLAEMSRLGQAMGGRAQTFMGLSGMGDLVLTCTGDLSRNRQVGLKLAHGLSLMDILSDMRMVAEGVKTTEAVFRLGQRLNVELPITEQVYRILYEEKNPSEGVSELMGRELKDE, encoded by the coding sequence ATGCACATCGCTGTTCTCGGAGCAGGCAGCTGGGGCACGACATTGGCCAACGTCTTTGCCCGCAAAGGCGAATCGACCTCGCTTTGGGTCAGGGAGCCGAAGCTCGCCGCAACTATACGAACGCAACACCAAAATCCGGTCTATCTGCCGGACATTGCCCTGAGCCCGGAAATCCAGGCCCACCCGGACCTGGAGACGGTGCTGAAATCCGCGGAGCTTATTGTTGTGGCGGTCCCGTGCCAGTTTCTGCGCGGCGTACTGAACGAGGCACGCCCTTTGTTGCCCAAAAAACCGTTTGTCATCTGTGCCAGCAAAGGGATCGAGCTCGAGACCCTCAAACCGATGTCCGAGGTGGTCGCCGAGGCATTGCATGAATTGCACCCGACCTACGCCATGCTCTCCGGCCCCTCGTTCGCCCGGGAAGTCGCTCGTGAATTGCCCACGGCCGTCAGTCTCGGCTGTGCCGACACCAAACGGGGGAAAATGGCCCAGGCAGCGTTGAGTACCGAGGCGTTCCGGGTCTATACCAACTCTGACGTCCGCGGCGTGGAACTCGGCGGAGCCATCAAGAATATCATCGCCATTGCCGCCGGGATCAGCGACGGGCTCGGGTTCGGAAGCGACGCCAGAGCGGCCCTGATCACCCGCGGCCTGGCTGAGATGTCACGCTTGGGCCAGGCCATGGGCGGCCGGGCCCAAACCTTTATGGGGCTCTCCGGCATGGGCGACCTTGTTCTGACCTGCACTGGTGATCTGTCGCGCAATCGGCAAGTGGGACTCAAGCTGGCCCACGGCCTTTCCTTGATGGACATTCTCAGTGACATGCGCATGGTGGCCGAAGGCGTCAAAACTACGGAGGCGGTCTTCCGCCTGGGCCAACGACTCAATGTCGAACTGCCCATCACCGAACAGGTGTACCGCATTCTCTATGAAGAAAAGAATCCCTCCGAGGGTGTCAGTGAACTCATGGGTCGCGAACTCAAGGACGAATAG
- the ahbB gene encoding siroheme decarboxylase subunit beta: MSTVYEELTAKDKAILRIVQGTLPDSATPFADIAREVGVDEEVVLELLRRLQANGSIRRFGATLRHQQAGYGHNAMVAWYVEDDRDVEQVGRRMAERTEITHCYQRRNCLDWPYNMYTMIHGRSLEDCLRVVHELQAETGVEQYEVLFSDQELKKTSMRYF; this comes from the coding sequence ATGAGTACAGTGTATGAAGAGTTGACGGCGAAAGACAAGGCTATTTTGCGTATCGTCCAGGGAACATTGCCGGATTCGGCAACCCCTTTTGCTGATATCGCCCGGGAAGTCGGGGTCGACGAAGAGGTCGTGCTCGAGCTGTTGCGCCGTTTGCAAGCCAACGGCAGTATCAGACGCTTCGGGGCTACCTTGCGCCACCAACAGGCCGGATACGGGCACAACGCCATGGTGGCCTGGTATGTGGAAGACGACCGCGATGTAGAGCAGGTCGGCAGACGCATGGCCGAGCGCACGGAGATCACCCATTGTTATCAGCGCCGCAATTGTCTGGACTGGCCGTATAATATGTATACCATGATCCATGGGCGCAGTCTGGAGGATTGCTTGCGCGTGGTCCATGAACTCCAGGCTGAGACCGGAGTAGAGCAATATGAGGTCCTGTTTAGCGACCAGGAACTGAAAAAAACCTCCATGCGGTATTTCTAA
- the hemL gene encoding glutamate-1-semialdehyde 2,1-aminomutase produces MHDSKELFQKARAVIPGGVNSPVRACQSVGMDPLFIAKGKGSHIFSEEGNRYIDYVLSWGPMLLGHAHPEVTDAVHRAVDNGSSFGAPCVQEIELAEAIVDAFPGMDMVRMVNSGTEATMSALRVARAHTGRNKILKFEGNYHGHVDALLASAGSGVATLSIPGTPGVPEHTVQDTIIVPYNDLEAARAVFEQQGDEIAAIILEPVAGNMGLVPPQSGFLQGLRELADSYGSVLIFDEVITGFRMDYGGAQTLFGVTPDLTCLGKIIGGGFPVGAYGGKKELMERIAPCGSVYQAGTLAGNPVAMAAGVATLRLLAKSNYTALAEQTRKLAEQMQQVLTDKGVPVSLNVLGSAFTLFFSSEAVTDFASAQKQDQDLFRAYYAQMLEQGIYIAPSGFECTFVSFAHEKADFEQTLEAVQAVKF; encoded by the coding sequence ATGCATGATTCCAAGGAACTCTTTCAAAAGGCCAGAGCGGTTATCCCTGGAGGCGTGAACAGTCCGGTGCGGGCCTGCCAAAGCGTGGGAATGGATCCGCTGTTCATTGCCAAGGGCAAGGGGAGCCATATTTTTTCCGAGGAAGGCAATCGCTACATTGACTATGTCTTGTCCTGGGGGCCGATGCTGCTCGGCCATGCCCATCCCGAAGTGACCGACGCCGTCCACCGCGCCGTGGACAACGGCTCAAGTTTTGGTGCCCCCTGCGTGCAGGAGATCGAGCTGGCTGAGGCTATTGTCGACGCGTTTCCGGGCATGGATATGGTGCGCATGGTCAATTCCGGGACGGAGGCGACCATGAGCGCGCTCCGGGTGGCTCGGGCGCATACCGGCCGAAACAAGATTCTCAAATTCGAGGGCAATTACCACGGCCATGTCGACGCTCTGCTGGCCAGCGCCGGCTCCGGGGTGGCGACATTGTCCATCCCTGGCACCCCCGGCGTGCCCGAACACACTGTGCAGGACACGATTATCGTCCCCTACAACGATCTGGAAGCCGCCCGAGCCGTCTTTGAACAGCAAGGCGATGAGATTGCCGCCATCATTCTGGAGCCGGTCGCCGGGAATATGGGCCTTGTACCGCCCCAATCCGGTTTCCTCCAGGGACTGCGTGAGTTGGCAGACAGCTACGGCAGTGTGCTTATTTTCGATGAGGTCATCACCGGGTTCAGGATGGATTATGGCGGGGCCCAGACCTTGTTCGGCGTGACCCCTGATCTGACCTGCCTGGGCAAGATCATCGGCGGCGGATTTCCGGTCGGTGCCTATGGGGGCAAGAAAGAACTCATGGAGCGTATTGCCCCTTGCGGTTCGGTTTACCAGGCTGGGACCCTGGCCGGGAATCCCGTGGCCATGGCTGCCGGGGTTGCGACACTACGGCTTTTGGCCAAGAGCAATTATACTGCCCTGGCCGAGCAGACCAGAAAATTGGCCGAACAGATGCAGCAGGTGCTCACGGACAAGGGCGTGCCTGTTTCCCTGAACGTCCTGGGCTCCGCGTTTACCCTGTTTTTCAGCTCTGAAGCGGTCACTGATTTCGCCAGCGCCCAGAAACAGGATCAGGATCTTTTCCGGGCCTACTATGCCCAGATGTTGGAGCAGGGAATCTATATCGCTCCTTCGGGATTCGAGTGCACATTTGTCTCCTTTGCCCATGAAAAGGCGGACTTCGAACAGACCCTGGAGGCCGTCCAGGCTGTCAAGTTCTAG